TTCGACTTGCTTTAGTGTCGTGAGTAACGGTCAAAAGAAATGTTCGGTTAGGCGCCTCAGTCTGGCCGAGATTTCGACGTTTTGAAGGAGGGTTTAATGAATGATTGAAATCGAAAAGCCACGTATTGAGACAATTGAGCTCAACGAGGATGGCAAGTTCGGTAAGTTTGTCGTGGAACCTCTAGAACGCGGATATGGAACCACGCTCGGAAATTCACTGCGTCGTATTTTGTTATCCTCTCTCCCAGGGGCAGCTATTACTTCTGTTCAATTTGATGGAGTCATGCATGAGTTTTCAACGATTCCTGGGGTGCGTGAGGATGTGACGGCTATCATCCTCAACTTGAAGCGTCTCGCAATGAAAATCTACTCTGATGAAGAGAAGGTTATAGAGCTAGATGTGCAAGGAGAAGGTGTTGTGACGGCCGCTGACATAACTCACGACAGCGACGTGGAAATTTTGAACCCTGATTTGCATATTGCTACACTGTCCGGAGATGCCCATTTACGCATGCGTTTAACAGCAATGCGTGGACGCGGGTATCGGTCTGCAGATTCAAATAAACATGAAGATCAGCCAATTGGTGTCGTTCCGATTGACTCCATCTTTACACCTGTGGCACGTATTACCTATCAGGTAGAAAATACACGTGTCGGTCAAATGACCAACTATGATAAACTAACCCTTGACGTGACGACCGATGGTAGCATTCGACCGGAAGAAGCTGTCTCTCTCGGGGCAAAGATCATGAACGAGCATTTAAATATTTTCATAGGCTTGACCGATGAAGCTCAAAATGCTGAGATTATGGTTGAAAAAGAAGAGGATCAGAAGGAAAAAGTTCTGGAAATGACCATTGAAGAGCTTGATTTATCTGTTCGATCCTATAACTGTTTGAAACGCGCTGGTATCAATACAGTTCAAGAGCTCGCTCATAAAACGGAAGAAGACATGATGAAAGTACGAAATCTAGGACGCAAATCTTTGGAAGAAGTTCGCAATAAGCTCCATGAACTTGGCCTAGGCTTGCGAAAAGATGAGTAGTTTCACTAAAGCAGAGAAAAAGGAGGTTAACTTATGGCATACGCAAAACTAGGTCGTACGAGTGCTCACCGTAAAGGGTTACTTCGTGATCTAACTACAGATCTCATCATCAATGAGCGTATCGAAACCACTCATGCGAAAGCGAAAGAAGTTCGTTCTTTGGCTGAAAAGATGATCACACTTGGCAAGCGTGGAGATTTGCAAGCCCGCCGTCGTGCTGCTGCATTTGTTCGTAGAGAAGTAGCTAATGAAGAAGGGCAAAATGCTGTTCAAAAGCTTTTCTCTGAACTAGCTCCGCGTTTTGAAGATCGCCAAGGCGGCTACACACGCATCTTGAAAGTGGGTCCACGTCGCGGTGATTCAGCACCTATGGTTATTCTCGAATTTCTCGAAGACTAATTCGATACTCAATATGAGGCAAAAGGGCGGAGAAAACCTCTTAGACCAGGGAGGTTGGCATCTATGCCCTTTTTTGCTTCTCTGAAAGTAGCGAGTAGCAAATGGAGGAGCGTTATGGATGCTCTCACCTTATCTAATGTCACATATGCTTATGAGGCGAATCAATCACCAGTATTAAAAAACATCTCATTTTCGATAAAAAAAGGATCCTGGACAGCTATCGGAGGGCCGAATGGTTCGGGAAAATCGACCATTGCCCGTTTGACAAACGGCTTACTCACGCCGCAACAAGGCGGGAATATTCAATTGTTAGACAGACGTTATACAACGACTGATCTACAGGATCTCCGAGTGATTCGTCAGCACGTCGGTTTGCTATTTCAACATCCAGATGATCAGTTTGTAACGTCATCCGTCGAGGAAGACATTGCTTTTGGGCTCGAAAATGATGCCGTGCCATCGAAAGAAATGAGAGCACGTGTTGGTGAGATTTTAAAAAAAACCGAGCTAACCGACTTGCGGTCGCGCGACCCTCATACGTTATCAGGTGGTCAAAAGCAACGATTGGCATTGGCTGGACTCCTCGTAAGAAAACCTTCTCTTCTTGTCCTTGATGAAGCCTTTAGTATGGTTGATCCAGACGGACGCGAAGCTTTGCTGCAGCTCATTAGACAAGAAAATGAGAATGGTATGACGGTGCTGGCGATTACGCATCACTTTGAGCAAATGCTGTATGCTGATCGCTTAATCTGGCTGGAGAATGGTACCATTGTCCGGGATGGACATCCAGTGGATGTGTTATTTTGGCTTTTTGAGCAAAATGAAGCTGACTGGCCTGTTCCGATCGTTTATGACTTAAGTAAGGCACTCGTCAATCAAGGCTGGCTAGAGCGTCCAACGCTCGATCAAGAGGAGCTGTTGACATTCTTATGGACATTACTCTCAAAGAGATAGCGGTTGCTTATACAGACGAATCAGCCGTCCCTCCTGCCCTTTTGCGTGTCACCTACACCTTTCGTAAAGGCGTATGGTATAGCGTGATCGGAAAAGCTGGTGCGGGGAAGAGTACATTATTGCAACTACTGGCAGGCTTGCTGAAAATGAATGAAGG
Above is a window of Litoribacterium kuwaitense DNA encoding:
- a CDS encoding DNA-directed RNA polymerase subunit alpha, whose protein sequence is MIEIEKPRIETIELNEDGKFGKFVVEPLERGYGTTLGNSLRRILLSSLPGAAITSVQFDGVMHEFSTIPGVREDVTAIILNLKRLAMKIYSDEEKVIELDVQGEGVVTAADITHDSDVEILNPDLHIATLSGDAHLRMRLTAMRGRGYRSADSNKHEDQPIGVVPIDSIFTPVARITYQVENTRVGQMTNYDKLTLDVTTDGSIRPEEAVSLGAKIMNEHLNIFIGLTDEAQNAEIMVEKEEDQKEKVLEMTIEELDLSVRSYNCLKRAGINTVQELAHKTEEDMMKVRNLGRKSLEEVRNKLHELGLGLRKDE
- the rplQ gene encoding 50S ribosomal protein L17, with protein sequence MAYAKLGRTSAHRKGLLRDLTTDLIINERIETTHAKAKEVRSLAEKMITLGKRGDLQARRRAAAFVRREVANEEGQNAVQKLFSELAPRFEDRQGGYTRILKVGPRRGDSAPMVILEFLED
- a CDS encoding ATP-binding cassette domain-containing protein, with the protein product MDALTLSNVTYAYEANQSPVLKNISFSIKKGSWTAIGGPNGSGKSTIARLTNGLLTPQQGGNIQLLDRRYTTTDLQDLRVIRQHVGLLFQHPDDQFVTSSVEEDIAFGLENDAVPSKEMRARVGEILKKTELTDLRSRDPHTLSGGQKQRLALAGLLVRKPSLLVLDEAFSMVDPDGREALLQLIRQENENGMTVLAITHHFEQMLYADRLIWLENGTIVRDGHPVDVLFWLFEQNEADWPVPIVYDLSKALVNQGWLERPTLDQEELLTFLWTLLSKR